A region of Geothrix edaphica DNA encodes the following proteins:
- a CDS encoding YciI-like protein: MHFLLIYEVGPEYVERRGEFRKEHLALAWEAHQRGELVLGGAVADPVDMSILLFQGESPAAAQRFAAADPYVLSGLVHRWSVRPWITVVGADAATPVHG; this comes from the coding sequence ATGCACTTCCTCCTGATCTACGAGGTCGGCCCCGAGTATGTGGAGCGCCGGGGGGAATTCCGGAAGGAGCACCTGGCCCTGGCCTGGGAGGCCCACCAGCGGGGTGAGCTGGTGCTGGGCGGAGCCGTGGCGGATCCGGTGGACATGTCCATCCTCCTCTTCCAGGGGGAGTCCCCGGCGGCGGCCCAGCGCTTCGCGGCGGCGGATCCCTACGTCCTCAGCGGCCTGGTGCATCGCTGGTCGGTGCGGCCCTGGATCACCGTGGTGGGCGCCGACGCGGCCACGCCGGTGCATGGGTAG